The DNA window GAGGGTGGGAAACATGACCTCTCCAATGACGCCCCGAATGAGGTGGATGGGCAGCATCATCGTGTCGTAGGCGCGGTTGTAAATCCCCAGCCCGGACGACCCGACGTACCGGCCGATCAAGAGGTCGTCCGAATTGCGCGTCCAGTAGTTGATCGTGTTAAACCCGAGGAGGTTGGTACTGTACGAGGCTAATTCGCGAATGGCCTGCCACTGAAAGATAAAGCGGGGCGACCAGGTGCTAAGAATCCATACGGCCGTCACGTCGGCGGCAGTGTTCACGACGGTTTGCCAGACGAGGCTCCAGACGCCGTAGTCGAGGACCGCGAGAGTAATTGCAATGCCGCCGGACGTGACGGTAGCGACCAGTTTTACGATCGTAATCTTCCGGAAATCCATTTTCCGCCGGAAGAGAGCGGTTTGCACCGTGGCCATAGATTCGAAGGTAAACTGGATGGCCACGAACATGGTGAGCACCTCCAGCAGGGGCTCGCCGTAGAACTGCGCGATGAGCGGGGCTGCGCCGGCCAGTCCAAGGGTGAGAAGAATGCCCAGGCCGGCCTGGAGCCAAAAGACTGAAGATAGGTGCCGTTCTTCAATCTCTTCGCGCTGAACGAGGGCCGCCCCGAAGCCCGCATCTGCAAACAGGGAGGCAAAACCGGTGAAGACGACGATCATTCCGATCAGCCCGAAGGCTTCCGGCGTGAGCAGGCGGGCGAGCAGGACCGAAATGCCAAACTTCAGCCCCTGTTCGCTAATGCGGTTCAGGGTCGTCCACCCGATGCCCGAAATGACCTTTTGTCGAAGTGACTCCAGCGAGTCCAAACCAGTAGAGCGGCTATTTGCAATCGTGCGGCGCGGTTACTCGTAGGAAAACGGCGGAACGAAGGTTGAGTCTGGGTCGCTCCGCGTCCGGTTATGAATCCGGTCTAGGGTGGTTTTTCGTTTCTCCCGGCCCTCCCATTCAGAGAGCTCCTGCTGTTTCAGAAGGCTCTGAATCTCATTCCGGAGACGGTATAAGCCCCGTTGCCAAAGGGCCAACTGTCGCTCCTCGGGCTGCGTCGTTAGCGGATATCCGAGAAGATCGAGAAGCTCCCCGGCCACAGACTCAAAGATGCGAATCTCACGGGCGGAAAGTTGATCGCGAAACTTCGCTTTGTTGTCGGACATGACCGGCTTCGATAGATTTTCCCAGTACTCGGACTTCTGGGCCTGTTGTACCGCTTCCTCCGTCTCGTGAAAGTACAGCATTCGTTTCTCATACTCGAGCCCGGCAAAGTCGCAGATCTTCTGGATCGTGGACTCCGGGGACTCGATCAGGTCCTCGTACCGGACGATTGTAGATCCGTTCGTGTGCTGAATTTCCTGATGGACCCGCAAGCATTTCTTTTGCTGCTGCGCCCACTCCTCCGCAATCGCGTAGGCGTGCTGGTCGTGGGTGGGCATGTCCTTGATCGAGCACGCAACGTCGCGTCCGTCCCGGCAGAGGTAGATGAACTGAGCGTCAGGGAGGTGCTCACGGATCTGGTGGGCGTGGTCGAACAGTTGGTTTTCCTTGCAGACCCATCCGGCGGCGTTCTCTTCGCGGGCGTAGGCCTCATAGAGCGTGCTGATAACGCTCGTGAGAGTTGGGGCAGAGGATTCGGCGCGGATTTGCTCTGGAGAAAAGTGGTATTTCCACGTGAGGTGAGCGTAGGACTGCTGGGTCATGGTCACCGCGTCCTCAACCAGACGCTGAAAGTTGGCGTCCCTGGTTAGGGGGCCGTACTGCGGAAGGGCCTCGGTCAGGTGGCGCCACATGTGCGGAGGGGGAGGCGCCGCGAGGCGGGAGTGGGCGCCCAGCATCATGCGAAGCAGGTTGCTCCCGCTTCGCTCCGAAGACATGATGAAAAGGGACGTCATGAGGACGAGAGAAACACAATACGAAAGACGAGGAGCGCTTCGTTGTCGGCGCGAAGTTCAATGAAGGCGGGAAGGCGTCGTTGATGTGCGCTCGACAACGGTCGACTTCACGACGGATCGAGCGTCTTGATCCGGCGGAGCAACCGTACTTCTTCTGGGGTTTGCGGACGATTTGTTGAAGGAGAAAACGCGTCCACACCCGCATTGCGAACGTCGAGGGGCTGAATCTGAGATCGAAGGGAGTGGACGAGGCGATCGGGGGATTCACAGAACGATTCGTAGTCGACGGAAAGAACCCGGTGGGCGGGAAGGGCCGACAGGTCGTCGTTCATCTTCTGGTGGAGGCCGTGCAATTGATGGGCGATTTGTTCATCGACGGGACGAGAGGCGAGGCGTTGGTGGTTGGGGGGGCGAGCCGACCACCAGTTGGTCGGATCGTCGAGGTGTTCGTGTCGGGCGCGGAGCAGCGAAAGCGCCACGTCTGACCAATCTCGATGTACCCGGAGAAACACTGCATTCGGAAAAATCGACGCGAGGGCCGGGATGCGGAGCAGGTGCTTGACGTTTTTGTTTACAAAGGGAAGAGTCCCAAAGACGTGTTGCACGAAGGCGACAGTGCGACGCATTGTGCGCCGATCACGGGTCGAAACGTCATCGGGGAGAATGTACTCGTCGAATCCAAAGAAGCGTCCCCAGAAGCGCCCGGCCTCATGAGGAGCCATCGGCCCGGTGACGGACCCGTAGCGGCTCGCGAAATCCGATCGGTACTCGTCGTGACAGGTATGCTGGACCCATGTGGCCAGACAGGGGGCTAGGTAATATCGGCCCACTCCGTTTGTAAAGTAGGCGACCGATAGGCGATGGACGACGTACTGGTAAATCAGCGTCGTCCCGGAGCGAGGAAGGCCGAGAATGAAGAGCACCGGTTGCGTTCGCGACCGGGTGCGGAGAAGGAGGACCCGCTCCAAAAGAGCGGCGAGGTATACGTCGGCCTCGCACAGGCGGGATATTCCTTTTCGACCCTTCTTCCGAATCAGATCCATCATCATCCGAACACCGTTTCCAGGAGGGAGCGCGTATAGGTGCGACGCTTCACCGGCCATTTTTTGGCTCCGAAGCGGGATTTAAACTGTGCAACGCCGTCGTGGCCTCCGCTCGGATTGAAGTCGTAGTACTGGTATCCCTCGTCCAACGCTGCCTCTATGATGTCGGTGTGCAAGACATTGTTTGGGCGGTAGTCGAAGTATTCCTCATGGGCGGCGCCGTGCCAGTACGAGACGTGCTGATTCCAACTGAAGGTGAGGGCCCCGGAAGCGACTGCGTCGTCCACCCAGGCGAGCCACAGGGTGATTGTGTCCGGGTGAGACTGAGACAGA is part of the Salinibacter sp. 10B genome and encodes:
- a CDS encoding MOP flippase family protein translates to MDSLESLRQKVISGIGWTTLNRISEQGLKFGISVLLARLLTPEAFGLIGMIVVFTGFASLFADAGFGAALVQREEIEERHLSSVFWLQAGLGILLTLGLAGAAPLIAQFYGEPLLEVLTMFVAIQFTFESMATVQTALFRRKMDFRKITIVKLVATVTSGGIAITLAVLDYGVWSLVWQTVVNTAADVTAVWILSTWSPRFIFQWQAIRELASYSTNLLGFNTINYWTRNSDDLLIGRYVGSSGLGIYNRAYDTMMLPIHLIRGVIGEVMFPTLSRLQDDVDHVRRVYLRATRTIGFISIPMMCGLMVIAESFVLALFGPKWEAVIPVLQVLCLIGIKQPVSSTTGWLFKSQGRTDLMFYWNLVVSTATVLSFVIGVQWGVLGVAIAFTIRGYLLHYHGIVIPGRLIDLSFGEFHRNLAGIAGCSLIMMALVFGFGVILPPTWGHWSRLFVQVPFGMIVYWGLAHGFGLKAYHEALDLLLEEWEKRVRSDTAE
- a CDS encoding sulfotransferase, whose product is MTSLFIMSSERSGSNLLRMMLGAHSRLAAPPPPHMWRHLTEALPQYGPLTRDANFQRLVEDAVTMTQQSYAHLTWKYHFSPEQIRAESSAPTLTSVISTLYEAYAREENAAGWVCKENQLFDHAHQIREHLPDAQFIYLCRDGRDVACSIKDMPTHDQHAYAIAEEWAQQQKKCLRVHQEIQHTNGSTIVRYEDLIESPESTIQKICDFAGLEYEKRMLYFHETEEAVQQAQKSEYWENLSKPVMSDNKAKFRDQLSAREIRIFESVAGELLDLLGYPLTTQPEERQLALWQRGLYRLRNEIQSLLKQQELSEWEGREKRKTTLDRIHNRTRSDPDSTFVPPFSYE
- a CDS encoding sulfotransferase, producing MMDLIRKKGRKGISRLCEADVYLAALLERVLLLRTRSRTQPVLFILGLPRSGTTLIYQYVVHRLSVAYFTNGVGRYYLAPCLATWVQHTCHDEYRSDFASRYGSVTGPMAPHEAGRFWGRFFGFDEYILPDDVSTRDRRTMRRTVAFVQHVFGTLPFVNKNVKHLLRIPALASIFPNAVFLRVHRDWSDVALSLLRARHEHLDDPTNWWSARPPNHQRLASRPVDEQIAHQLHGLHQKMNDDLSALPAHRVLSVDYESFCESPDRLVHSLRSQIQPLDVRNAGVDAFSPSTNRPQTPEEVRLLRRIKTLDPS